gaaaatgattaaaattgaatAAACAGACGTAGTCTGTGTGTGCCTGTCAGCCTTTGTGATTGGGTGTGTGTTTGTTAAGTTTGcttgtgtgcgtgagtttagttttattttttaattttctaaaaaagaaAAGGTTTGACGTAAAATtttgttaaagatttaaagcgAGGGTGCGTGGAAAATTGTAGGATCGAGctgcttgccgctttaccaaaagttatagctagtggtaatggtgcaactcaaatcttttaaaccgcacagcagctcaagcaccacggttcgatcgctctaccaagcaaggataattattgcacccaacaatctccctcctaATAATTGCACTACTTGCAATCAATGgaaatcgaacccgtgaccttggctctgataccaattgtaggatcgagcgcttgccgctttaccaaaagctatagctagtagtaattgtgcaactcaaatcttttaaaccacacagtaactcaagcaccacggttcgatcgctctaccgagtagggacaattattgcacccaacaaaaaAGTTGAAGGAGAAATTTTAGAACAAATACTTTTATGTTTTTTCTACTTATAAAACACTAAAAACAGTTTTAAAGTAACTGTACAAATGGAACCTAAAAGGTCTTATAATCTTAGGCATAgtttgtaatgacaaaattaaccttatcataataaattttataattttaaagttgttgcttgagttcatattttttatctgttcatgcgccgatagtgcttgcatgatttatttatttttacctaattttatatattatataatatgataattgagcccttgattttgtgagtcaagtcaaatatcaatttttaaggttaatcgagtgatactaataattttattgatatttataaaattatttatataattatctcgaattcatttatatatttatcatattatataatatatataaataaaaatatttattttgattttaatttctacctagcatagatttataaaaataatttataaattgagggcaattaagtcatttgtagtgtattttatcattaaattaaaattatcacacttaatagaagggacattttatccttctaaaaaattatttatctagCGCCCATGATAATATCATGGGCTTTTTAAAAAGGTACCAAACATGGGATAAGGAGGATTATTTATCTATCCTTCCCTTATcccatgtaccaaactatgccttaaCAGTGTCCGAATAAAGCAAGCGCCAAGGCATTCACTTTGATGATTTCTATTTGGAACCGAACCGTTGATAATAAGATAGTGCAAGTCACTTAGGTGTATCAAGATCCTAGCTAGCTGCTTGATGGGTGTTCCTTCATTAAACATGGGATTACTAGATCGAAAGATCAATACATATAAGTGACAACAGATGAATGAAGGTCAATAATGAATTAAATTGTAGTTTAGTTTAGTTAGATAACCTACAAATTGCAAGCTAGATAAGCTATACTGCCGTTACCTTGTGGTGCTTTTGCCGCGTGATCATTGAATAAACGCTCTGATTCTTTGTTCTAAGTTCCTTGAATACACATTCATGCAGGTAACACTTATCATCGTCTGTATCATCTTATCACGAATTATGATTTTTCATTTACAGTCTTCTCCATATCTCGTCTAGCAGTTGGATCATGATATCTGATTTCAGCGCTGCTTGGATTCTTGGTCTTGCAGGCAAACTTCTATATACCCCCTCACTCTAGAGGGAATAACTAGCTTactcaaaaattattttatgtttcGTCATAACTTTTATTCATAATGTTGGAGAAGAAGAATATTAGGCAGAAAGTAAGTGTAATAAAGAAGAGGACAAAGACACTGTGCTGTTTACGTGAAATTCAACTTGATTAATTAAAGACCCATTTACATATGCTATTTATAGAAACAGAGTAAAACAAATATTAACCACTAAGCCACTAATCCTCTTATCCAACTATGAGATCCACTAAATCTTAACCAAATTGACTAAGCAATAAACTTGAGCCACTAGCATGACACGTAAACCAAATAAACTTTGACTCATTCTTCAATACTCCCCCTTGATTCAAAGTTGCACACACCAAGGAAAGCTCTAAAGTAGACAAACTTCTCTTTTGGCAAGTACTTTGTCAATATATCTGCGAGTTGCTCATGAGTGTTACAATACTTCAACATTATCTCCTCCTTTGCAACCAAATCACGAATAAAATGGAAACATATATCGATATGCTTTGTTCGGGAATGAAATTCTGGATTTTTTGTCATAAAAATTGCTGCTTTGTTGTCACAGAAAAGCTCAGTTGGACCTTCTTGTTCTTGTTGAAGTTCAGCTAACATTCTTCTCAACCAAATGACTTGACACGCTGCTGCAGTGGCTGCGATGTATTCAGCCTCCGAGGAAGATAATGCTACTGTGGCTTGCTTCTTTGAGCTCCAAGTGATTACTCTAGACCCAAGAGTAAAAATACTTGCTGAAACACTTCTCCAATTTCATCCTCCTCAACATCATCAAATTCTCCCTGCACATCACAAAGTCGAAGCTCTTCGGATGTGATACCGCAGAAAAGGTTTAGATATTTGACTGATATATATGAATCATGTCACTTTGCTCTTACTGTGTCAGATCCTATTTCATATGAAGAAGCAGCTGAAACTGAAGAATGGCAGAAAGCAATGATGGATGAATTGGCAGCAATCCAAAAGAATGAGACATGGGAGATGGTGGATTTACCGGAAGgaaaaaatgcaattggtttgAAATGGATTTTCAAGACAAAATTTGGTGCAGATGGTAGCATACAAAAGCCTAAAGCCCGGCTTGTGGCTAAATGATATGCACAACAATATGGCATTGATTTTGAAGAAACATTTTCTCCGGTAGCTCGTTTTGAAACAGTGAGAATTATCTTGGAATTAGCTGCTCAATTACAATGGAATGTGTATCAATTTGATGTTAAGTCTGCATTTTTAAATGGAAATTTGCAAAAAGAGGTTTATGTAACACAACCAGAAGGTTTCATTGTTGAAGgcaaagaaacaaaagtgtaCAGGTTGAGAAAGGCGCTTTATGGATTGAAGCAAGCTCCTCGGGCATGGTATAGCAAAATTGAtgcatattttcagaaaaatggtTTTATGAGAAGTGAAAATGAGCCCACTTTGTATGTGAAGAAAGAAGgtaaaaatgattttatcatTGTTTTCCTTTACGTTGATGATATCATTTACACAAGCTCCTCTAATTCTCTTGTGGGCGAGTTTAAAGCAATTATGATGAATGAGTTCGAAATCACCGGATATCAAACCTAGACATGATATATCTAATAAGAGATGTTTATGTCATTACATCACGAATGACGACTATCACCTGAGATCGAACCAAGACAAGATCTGCCCCTACTGAGAAGGGACTATGTCACTGCATGACGAGTGGCGAGGGTGTGCTTTTTCTAGATATTTATGATCCTCCAGTCTTAATTAGATTCTTTCAGACCAGGACACTCTCAACTTCGTTCCCATTAAATTTCCTCTGACTAACATCACATGATGTGTACTGGAATACAATTTTAATTACACGATGTCCAAATTCACCTGAGAACTGAACCCCATCCGTCGAATTCTCCAACACTTTCCCTGTACACGATACAAACTACCACATTAACAGACTAGTCCCGAAAACTTTGCCCGAAAGAGTAAGTGTACATACAGAATAAGCAGGCCCCCATGTCCTTTAGTTGAGTCCTCAAAAACTTTAACTTTCGAACCACTCAGCTCATAATTTGCATTCAAGAATGTGATGTTTGGTCTGTTTTGTTTGGGAAATATGAGTACAATTGGGATATACTCGACTGGTCTGCAGCTTTGGAGAAGTAGAAGTGAAATTTAAGAGCAGTTAGTTAGCCTGATTTGTGAATCATAATCGGTTCCAAgcaagtctatctctcgaaacCCATGAGagttattatatatatactagttCATTGCTCGTTGCATACTTTCTaccttaatttttttatataattaattagaaTTATACTGATAACATCATAATTgtagaaattaataaaattctaactgtaatttgaaattattacatgctataaTTTGAATTGATTATATTTAAACGGAGTCATAtcataaatatgaaaaatagcGAGGGaataaattgaaattttgaaatgatAGGCTGAAAAAAAAAGATAGACCACGACACCAAGATTTTGTCGGTactcttttttttaataaattgatACTGGTTAGACTAATCCACCATCATTATTAGTCTAACATCTATCAGtatagaaaacaaaaaaataagtaCTTGAAAAAAACGAGGAGATAGGTTAACTCTCCTAAAAAAAATCTATATCTCATGATAGTGatattgttcattttattttaaatatgtaatatTCATTCGTTTTGATAAATTGTAATTTTACTCATATAAGTTAgcttattttttgttttagtcGTGTAATTTGTCATTATTTGTTTTTCATCCAATAACTtggatttttgttttttttttactcgAAACCACTAAATCCACCAAGTTTTATTTTGATATTGATACTCTCCTACGTGCCTCATGTGATAAAAATAAACTTATATTACACACATTTAAATAtacataaacaaaaataaagagaaaaaacaatttttttctcCCACTTTGAATTATTGAGGTTCATTTtgtttcatttttcattttcttttttatcaaattaattttaatgtGAGTAACATGGATTTTATTCTCATCACATGCCACTATGAATGAGAGAATCAGTGCCAAATAAACCATATTCAATGCATTTGGTGGTTTCAGGCCAAAAAAACCAAAACTGTTGGGTTGCAAAAATActagcaatctttattttgataataacaaaattttttgttatgtttctaacatatttatttaaatgtgaAGTTGTTACTGAAGTTGGAAGATGGAACTCGAATTTATCAAACGGCTAGACTCTGACGAGTTGAAGTATTTCAATGATATCTTATAACTCAGTGATCGAAATGATCAACGGGCAAAACAACGGAATAGAAAACGCAATTTTCTACACATATTTCAAGCCACTTAGACTAGTGGTTGCAAAATCAAGCTGGAAGTAATTGATACGACAAACGGCTTGACTTGACCAGCTCTGTTATTTTGCTCATATCTCACAAACTATTGATTCAAATGACCAACGAGAAAATCGGTTGGAAATACGACTCAATTTTCTACAAGTATATATATTTAGGACGGTCAGGTTAGTTCGGATGTTAACTATGCTCAACGAATGCCTCAAGATCCAGTAGGAAGTCACGGATATACCAAACGGCTACACTTGAGCAATTttggtattttggtcatatgccTCAGctatattatcataataaaacGATTCAGCATGAgttaaaaaatttcaacaatGATCTACAAATAATCTTCcaaagtcaaagtctgaatcgaaacTTAAAAAGCTGATAAATTGTGATAAATTTGCCGATTTTGTACACAGAAACAGTTGTCGGCTATATTTGAAAAGTCCTGATATTTTGAATCGGAACTTAAAAATCATCAATTGTGATCATTTTGTATTATACTACACGAGCTCTCACTAATCGTGCTCGGCTGAGAGCCCGTCTCCTTCCGAGCACTACTTGGTTTGCTCAATTATTTTTAGCTTCCTAACTGCCTAAAACCTAGACTAAAGATGACCCGATTACCTCTTTGTTGATCTGGATATCTATGGGGGTGTCATCACTCCCCCCTAGATAGTCGGGATAGAGTCTTACTCTATCTCAGGCAACCCGAATGTGCTTGGGCGGGAAATTCACGTGATACAGGGTTGACGTTAGCATGATGTAAGCCCTGGCATTTGAAAGGTCTGATGTCGCTTCGAACCCATCTTTTCATATACCTCACACAATTTCCGAGGTAACTTTTATTTGTTTAGAGATCAACAGTCCAGATCGAAACCTTTCGCTATATAAAGTGATCGATTCTCCCCATTTTTCACGTCATCTTTGTGCATTTGTTCACAAGCTCTCCGTATTCAGACGTCCTATATTTCCCTCTCCCATGATTTTCACGTTCTCCATCCAGTCTTTTTTCCCAATCATTCGTAAGTTTTCTTCATTTTCTGCTAAAATATGTCTAATTACATTTCTTCCACCTCTGGAGCGAACGCACGCGACTCATCTGGTTATGAGTTTGTTGCGGTGTGCTCCGATTCTTTCCTCTCCTCTAAAAGACCAATCTTCCTCCCTTCCCCTAAAAAATCCAAGAAACAGAACATAAATCCCCCAGCTGCGGGACCCGAGCTCTGAAAAAGGGTAAAGCCAAGGTCCACGACCCCATTTCCTCCCATCTTAATATCCCGGCTATGCTCTAGTTCTCTACCATGGAGAGTACTCTGCGCCCGGGAGCTGACGAATACCTCAAGGTACATCCTTTTCTCTTATCCCATTCTGATCTCGAGCCCCTCGAACAAAGCTGACCAACCCTCGGAGGGTTTCTATACCTATTTCCGAGATCAAGTCCACAATGGTCTTTGATTTCCCATTCTCCCTTTCTATATCGAGGTGGCCCATTTCTTCGGCGATAACACATTTTCCCTATCTGCTCTTTTGAATAGTTGATTCTTTGTTGATATCTCATTTTTCTTGAAGGGATGAAAATGACGTTATTTCTTCATCCAACTCCCCACTCCTCATTTGTTTTGTCCTGAGGAGGAGATTCTCCCCGGGACCTTTCCTCATGGGGTGTTCGGCTGCTACAGGGAAATAACTTCTCTATCATGGCCTTCTGGTCAGCCGTTGATGTCCACTAAATCAATTGTTTGGGATTGATTATGAAAGTTCGTTGGGTGGATTTTCTTGGAGAACCTCTTAGCTTGAGGACTCCCATCTGGAATTGTTCGTCCGAGCTAATTTTCGAGTGGAACTATATCTTTGTCTCATATATATTTTTCCACATACGGCACTAATTATGATGACTGAGTGAATTGGGTATGAGTTTGGTGGGAAATTATATCGGATCGGGTTGGTTTCTTCCCGATATGCCAGAACTCAAGTGAAAAGTAACTGGGCTTGAACTATATGCACACTTAAAAGAGTAGAGAACGTTAGTGGGATGCCGAAACATTCCTCGACATAGCTATTCCACGCTCAAATCAGTCAGATGTTTTATATCAGGAGAATGTATATAGAATATGTGTATTGCAAGAATATTTGAATGCATTAATGTCAAACAAACCTGTTATAGGAGAAAATTCGATGATAATTTTGTTTCCAGTGCCCAACTGCTACTCATAGGAGAGATGGGCGTTCATGCCATGCTCTCTGACACTGTCAAATCTAACAGCTCATATTATTTCAAGCATAGTCACATCACTTCTATGTGCGCTGAAAGACATGTCAATGATTATCGAGACATGACGCCTCATACATGTGAACTCGGATATGACACCTGTATCGAGGTGCTTGGGTGGATAACTGTGATGTAAAGAACTACCTACTAGTTATACTACCCTAGCTCTCACTACCCGTGCTCAACTGAGAGCCCGGCTCTTTCTGAGCACTGGTTGGTTTGCTCAACTTTCCTAGCTTCCCAGCTATCCAAAACTCGGACTAAAGATGATTTGAATGCCTCTTTGATGACCCGGATATCTCCAGGGTATCgtcaaaattatttatattttattgtgttagtaaaaagtttaaaatcatccTAGTTTCAGTGTAGTAGTACCGGATAGCAGTGTTCTAAAAAGTCCACTTAAGTTTGAAGCTCGACAAAAAAAACGCCCCGCTTTGaagaaaagcaaaaaaaaaaaacagttaaATTGTAGTTTGATCGAATTAAGCGTAATTAAGACTTTTAATTAAGTGTGCTTAAGCACAATTAATCGCacctatttatttttaaattttttattttgaagacatgtctttttattttaaaataataaattatgtttataatttagatgtttattttttaattttaattatgattaagcatgtctgataatgatttgacaaatatttagcattttttaatgtggtctagttgcaaaaacaaataaagattgcaattttgagattttgatgtttttataaataagagaattaatgcatcagacttaaatttatcgtatttatgtattattttatctttttattgatttgatataattacaattacactaaaaataaaaacGATTTTTCACGCTTAAGCTTGTGCTAATGTCGCTTAAGCTTGAAAAGCTTGGAGCTCGACATCTACGCTTCGAGGCGTTTCACGCTTTTTAGAACCTTGCCGGATAGACATTAGTTTGAAGTTTGAGCTCAAATAATAGCGGAAAAATCCTCTCatgcattaaaaaaaatgtttgaatGGGGAAAAAAGTTTATCTTCATAATTTTAAAAGAACGAATGACgctattatttttctttaattgacacattttatatcatttccaaaatagaaaataaagtttCCAATTTCTTTCTACATTGAAAATCTAAATAAGTAatcaaagaaaattatattttactaATTCATCTATTATTTGCATAATTACGTTCTTCAATACGCCGCCGTTCTACTCGTGCTTCGCTTCGCTTAAATTTCTCAAAACTCTACAGCCCCATAGCAGCGGCGCGTAGCCTTCACTTGCGTGTAAATCCAATGGCCTTGCTAAAAACTGATGGATTTAAAGCGGGGTATGCTCTAGTAAGTATCCGCCGGTGGGTGCACACAGTGGCTAGACCACCGCCATTGGGAACCGCCATCACCCATTTGATCAGCCCCACGGTGCCAAAAAGCACAGACGACAATGTCAAGAGGGGAGTTGAAGAGTTACCTAATTTACCTTTCTTTGCTGGGTCTATCGAGCTCATGGCCGTCCCCAAAAAGAAGGtcaatttattgattatttttacTTACAGATTTAACGATCGAGTACTTTCGAATTGTTAACCTCAATTGATAGTTAGCCAAGTTCATTTCTCGTGTATGATCTGTCTCTAcattagggtttagggtttattAGAGAAAATCGTTTATGATATTCACTATGGTAAATCCATCACTACAAGACCATTGTTGTGTAATCTAACTGgaggattttttattttttttgggagAATAAGAGAAAACCATTTCGAGCAACAAgaatgttaacaaaactttcaAACACAATTTCGAAGTCATTTGGCCTTCTCTGTCTTTGTTATTC
This window of the Primulina tabacum isolate GXHZ01 chromosome 4, ASM2559414v2, whole genome shotgun sequence genome carries:
- the LOC142543509 gene encoding uncharacterized protein LOC142543509 → MALLKTDGFKAGYALVSIRRWVHTVARPPPLGTAITHLISPTVPKSTDDNVKRGVEELPNLPFFAGSIELMAVPKKKVSRHKKGIRNGPKALKPVPVIVRCKVCGRVKLPHFFCCSGMKPSPGDQCD